One Verrucomicrobiota bacterium genomic window, TCGGCGTACAACACCCCTCGATGATTTCCGCGTGCTCGACGCCGGGCATTGTGAGCGACTGCTCCCGCAACGCCTCGAGGTCCATGCGCTTCGAGAACGTCCCATGGCATGAGCAGACAAACACGCCGACGCGCGGCGCTTCACCCTTGACGCGGCGCAGCTCGGGAGGCGCCGCCGGCACGAAGTTTTTCTCGCCGAGATAGCCAAGGATCTCGGGCAACACGGCACAGCCGTCCCAGACCGTCTCCGGATTGCCCTTCGGGCCGGTGAGCTCACCGACGGCGAAGATACCGTCAACATCCGTTTCCGTCGACGAATAGGGGCGAATCCGGCAGAACCCATTCGCATCGGGCTGGACACCGCATGTTCTTTTCAGTTCCTCCATGAGAAGAGGCGCCTTCTGGCCGGTGACAAGGATGGCCAGATCGACGGCCTTGCGCTCCGATGCACCTCCGCAGTCGTACTCGATCACGGCCCCATCATCGTTGGCGGCGATCTTGAGCGTGTCGGCCCGCACAATGCCAACGCCCGCGTCGAGCGCCTTGAGGTACCACCGGTAGTGCTTCTTGCCAAACTCGCGGTAGTCGCTCAGGAAGACTGTAACCTCCGCCCCCGGCAGGATCTCCTTGAGCTTTACGGCGCGGTAGGCAGCGCTCACGCACAGGTTGCCGTTCTCGTACTCGACTCCGGGCCGGTTGAAGTGGGGCGTGACGACGATGCCGAAACTCGATGGCAGTCGCCCCGACGGGAGCTTCACGGCATCACGAACGAAGTTCGTCAGCAGCGATCGGCGCGCGACCTCGGAGTTCCTGATAACTGAGGGCGACGTGCCGAGATCAAACGCGGCCAGATCATCGTTGGTCGGCTCATCGTACTCGGTCGCGAGGATGATGGCGCCTACGTCCGTCTCGACGGTCTCCTGCGGCCTGTCGATCGTGATGCACTTGGTCGGACAGACGGCCTCGCACTCGCCGCACTTGGTGCAGTGCTCCTCGTCGAGGACGTAGATGTTCTCCCACCCGGCCTCGGGCTGGATCCGGATTGCCTTGCCGTTCCCGACTTCGATGGGACACGCCTCGACGCACTGGTCGCATTCGATGCAGGCGAAGTTGTTGACGGGCTGGTCCTTCTTGGTGAACCGAACCTTGAAATGGCCCGCCTGGCCCGAAACCGACAGAAGCTTGGCGTTGTAGTTGTCTTGCAGGCTGCCAAGCGCCTTGAACAAGCGCTGTGGCATGTGGCCGCAGATCCAACAGAAGTCGAGGGGGAGCTGCGCAAGCGCCTGGTACTTGATGTCATCAACATACCGGCCGCGGTTGAGCAGGATGACCTTGTGGCCCTCTTTGCACAGGGCATAGGCGGCGCGATAGCCGGCGAGGTTTGTCCCGTAGATCAGGACCGTGCTTTCGTTGTCCATCCTTGGTGCTTCCCGTCGCGGTTCGTCTGCGAGCGTGTCCGCTTACGGCGAGCCGAGCGAGCACGTCCCGGTGGGGCACGAACCGCTCGACGACGAAGCACCGCTCTTGCCGACGCCAAAAGCCGAAAGGAGCTTCACCATCTCGCTGCTGCCACATTTGGCGCATTTGTGCTTGCCCTTGGCGCCGGCCTTCTCCAGCACCTCGGTCACGTGTCCGCATTTCTTGCACTGATACTCGAAGATCGGCATAGTGGTACGTCCTCCTTCTCGCGCTACGTCCGAAGCCTGGCGACTCGACGGCGGCTGCCGGCCACCTCGCCCTTCGGCGGCGCCTGCTCCTGGCTGGAGGAGGTCTCCCCCAGCTTCCGGTAAAGCTCGATCAGACCGGCGCGGATCAGCATGAACCCCTCGAAGAACTTCGGATTGGCGATGCTGTAACAGACCTTCTGCCCGCACTTGCGGTACGTCACGGCACCCTTGTCCCGCATCACGGCAAGGTGCTGGGAGACGTTCTGAATGGTCAGACCGAGTTCGCTCGCAATATCGGTCACACACCGCTCGCCCCCGCCGAGCAGCCAGATGATCTTCAGTCTCGTCTCATGTGAGAAGACGCTGCAGAATTGGGCATGGAGGCGAAAGAGCGCCGAGCCGCTGCTTGACACGGAGTCTCTCCTTGTTGCAGGATTCCGCAAGTAACAGATCATGCTGTTGATACTTGGACCCTTCTCCTGTGTCAAGTCGAAACACCCCTGTCTCGCCGAAGCCCAGGGAGTACCGGGCGCCCTGGTTCGGCCGCCGGAGAAGCTTTCCATGTATCCAGGCCCGATGCTGCGGTGGCGGCCATCTGGACTCTCCAGGCCTCGCGCCTCAGGGTGTATCCTGGCTGGCGGCTTCCCTGAATGAACGATACCTGCAATGGGAAGGTGAGACAGGATGCACAACCTCAATGGCCAAGGCGATGGCGCGTTGCTGCAGGAGCGAGATCGGAGGGCGCGCGCCGTTCTCGGCGTGGCTCCGGCCGCCGACATGGAGGAAATCCGCCGGGCCTTCCGCAAACAGAGCCTTGCGTGCCATCCAGACACGAACCCGAACGACCAGGACGCCGCACGGCGCTTCCGGCTCGTCTGCTGCGCCTACAAGTTCTTGGTCGAAGGCGATATGTGCCCCGAGATCGAGCAAGCGAGCCTTCCGAGCCTGTCCGAGGCGGACGCCGAACGGTGTCTGGATAACGACTGGGCTTACTGGTGCTGGTGGCGAGAGAAGTTCTTCGAGAAGGACAGCTAGCGATTGATCATGGCAGGATTGCCGAAAGACTTCTACGAGCGGCTCAAGCCGGGTCTTTACGCGAAGATCGGCCGCGAGCTGCGCCTTGCGCGCCATATTCTCGACCTGGGCTGCGGCTCGTGCGAGCTGGTCCGGTACCTTGCGGGCAAGTACGACCAAGAGGTGACCGGCATCGACGTCTCTTCGGACCATTTCCCCGAGACCCGGCGCGCCAAAGAGGGGGTGGACTTCCGATGCATCCAACGCGATGCGGCAAGGCTTGACGCTGTCCCTGATCGATCGGTGGATGCCGTGGTGACGGTCTGGGCCCTGCATGAGATGGAGCGCCCGGGTCGCGTGCTGGCTGAAAGCGCGCGGGTGTTGCGGCCGGGCGGCGAACTGCTCGTCGTTGATTTTCCCAAGGACTCGCTTGCGCAGACGCTCTGGGACGAGGCCTATCGTGAACCCGACGAGGTAAAGGATCTGCTGGTGGCGGCGGGCTTCGCGCGTGTTCGAATCCGTCTGATCGCGCGGCGGCAAGTGCTCTGGGCCACCGGCATCCGCCCGGCCGATGGCCCGGCGCGGGAGTTCACGTGATGGATCGAGAGCACGAGATGCCGCAGCCGCCTCGCCGGCCGGCCGGGGAGGTGACAACCGAGCACCCGGCCCGGGCCGCGCACGGTTCGCTCTACGACTTCGCTCCGATGGCCCGTACGTACGACCGCTGGTACAAGACGCCCGCCGGTCGCGCGCACGACCGCCAGCAGAAAGCACTCGTCCGTCTATTCCTCCCACCCATCGAGCGGGGCAGTCGCCTCCTCGACGTGGGCTGTGGCACCGGCCATTGGAGCCGCTTTCTCGCCCGCTTGGGTTTCCTTGTTGTGGGGATCGATATCTCGCCGGCGCTGATTGAGACAGCCCGATCGTCCACGTGCAACCGCTGCCGGTTCTTGGTCGCAAATGCCCACGAGCTGCCGTTCGCTGACAAAGCGTTTGACGTTGCAGCGGCCATGGCCGTGCTGGAGTTTGTCTCGGAACCCGAGTTGGCCGTGGCGGAGATGGTCCGGTGCACCCGGACCCCCGGCCGTCTCGTTATTGGCGTGCTCAACAAGGAAAGCCCGCTCAATCGGGACCGCATCGCCGAGCGCAAGGAGCCGTACTGCTCCGGCCGCATGTTCACCGTGTCGCAGCTCGGCAGGCTGCTCTCGCGCTTCGGGAACGTCCGCATGGGCGTGACGCCGGAACATGTCGAGAGCTCAAGGCCATCGTCTGTCTCTACCTGGCTAGAACCTGACTCGCCGGACACGGTTGGGAAAGGCGCGTTCATCGTCGCGGAGGTGTGTGTGTGAGAGTTCAAGCAGAAGTCAGCCTCTACCCGCTGCGCACGCTGAGCCTGAGCGAAGCGATCAACGAGTTCCTTGACCGCCTTCGCCGCTCTGGCTTGATCGTCAAGGTCGGTCTGATGAGTACGCAGATCGAAGGCGAGAGCGGCGAGTTGTTTGCTGCGCTTCACGAGGCGTTCGACGCCGTCGCCGCCGACGGCAACGTGGTGCTGGCGTTGAGGGTGTCAAACGCCTGCCCGACCGGCCGCTGAAAGCGCGTGCTCCGGCACGCGCGTGGCAAGGCTGGGCTCGTGCAAACGCCGAGCGACCGCTGTCGACCATCGATCAGAATCAGGGATGTTCGCGGAGCGGCCGTGTGCTGCGCCGGTATGAGACGGACGACGTTACATACGCCTCCAAGCCGACAGCGATCACTGTTGTATGCCTTGAACGCGCCGCCCAGCAGCGAGGCCCCGCGTGGAACCTGCGGGCACGCGTGGTAGATGCATCATCTTCTCTCGTCCATCCGGCCGGGCTTCATTCGGCTTCAGCGTGCTTTATCAACAAGGCAGTCGTTTCTCGTCTAGAAACGTGGCACGACAGAGAAAGGCGGCCACTCGGGTTGTGGCCACCCTCCTGCACTCACAATCCCTTGGTCGGAGGCTCGAATCCTCCCTCCTCCACCAGTTCACTCAGCCCCTGCGGGCCTAATTCGCGCATCATCGCGCACCGACCAACGAGGAGAGCCGCGCCGGGCTGAGCGCGGTGAGGCCCTCCACCAGCAGATCGGCGTGTGGGAATGACTTGAGGGGATGAGATGAAGTGAGCGCCACGGCGCGCATGCCGGCGCGTTTCGCTGCCTCGACTCCGGTAACAGCGTCCTCGACAACCACGCAGCGTTCGGGTGAGAGGCCGATCCGTTCAGCGGCCAGCAGGAAGACCTGCGGATCGGGCTTGCCGCGCGTTACGTCGTTGCCGGTAACAACAGCGTCGAACCGCTCGAGAATGCCCATCTCGCGCAGGCACAGCTCAATGTTCTCCGGCGGACCGGAGCTGCCGATGGCAAGGCGCGCCCCGTCGGCGTGCAGCGCCTCGATGAGCCCGACGGCGCCAGGCATCGCGGGGACGCTGTGGCGGATGATGTCGCGGTAGAAGGCCTCCTTGCGGTCTCCGAGCCGTCGCCACTCCTCGTCGGGCAGTGCCCGGCCGAAGAGCGCTTCGAGGATGTCCTTGTTCGTCTGGCCGAATATACGGGCGAAAAACTCGTCCGACATCGGCAGATGTACCTCGTCCGCCAGCCGCCGCCACGACTCGCGGTGCGGCGGCGCGCTGTCGACGATCACGCCGTCAACGTCAAAGATGACTCCGTATTTGCGCACAGCATCTCCTGCAGTGTCGCGTCGAGGCGCGGCATCGTAGCAGAGACCGATCGCCGAGTGAAGCATTCCAGACCTCCCGTGGACGAACGCTGTGCTATTATTGAAGTCGGTTGGGGCAAACAGATGGGAGCAGGGCGCCATGGTGAAGCAGTATCCCGACAGGCTGGTGACGATCGGACAGTTCCAGAGCGTGGCGGAAGCCGAGCTCGCTCGCGCAATCCTCGAGGCCACACAAATCCCGGCCATCGTTGCCGACCTCAACACGCGGCTGCTCGTGCCGCAGGCCGTGATGTACGTCCAGCTTCAGGTTCGCGCCGGCGACGCGCGGCACGCGGTCCAATGCCTTTGTCAAGAGTCCGATCAGCACCCGAAGATCGAGGGCGAAATCGCCAACCTGCCGACCTGCCCGGCCTGCGGCTCCTACGATGTGACGTCCAAGAGACCGTCGTGGCCGCTCCTCATCGTCTCGGCGCTGTTCATGTTCATCCCGCTGTTCGCGCGACGGATCTGGCACTGCAAGGCATGCGATCACACCTGGCGGGCCTAGGCGGCGGAGGAGTGCGATGGGGTTGCGCAAGGACAATGTGACGGAAGCGGTCACCGCGGTGCGCGAGCGGTTGTGTGCTGCGGCGGAGATCGGCGTCGTTCTGGGCTCCGGCTTGGGCGCGTTTGCCGATGGTTTGGACGAGCGAGCCGCTCTCCCCTACTTCGAGATTCCGCACTTCGCGCCGTCGAGCGTTGCAGGCCATGCCGGACGGCTTGTTACGGGCATCGTCGGAGGCAAGCAGTTGATCGTTCAGCAGGGCCGCCACCACCTCTACGAGGGTCACGGCTTCGAGCAGATCCTCCTGCCG contains:
- a CDS encoding zinc ribbon domain-containing protein: MPIFEYQCKKCGHVTEVLEKAGAKGKHKCAKCGSSEMVKLLSAFGVGKSGASSSSGSCPTGTCSLGSP
- a CDS encoding helix-turn-helix transcriptional regulator, whose translation is MSSSGSALFRLHAQFCSVFSHETRLKIIWLLGGGERCVTDIASELGLTIQNVSQHLAVMRDKGAVTYRKCGQKVCYSIANPKFFEGFMLIRAGLIELYRKLGETSSSQEQAPPKGEVAGSRRRVARLRT
- a CDS encoding class I SAM-dependent methyltransferase, yielding MDREHEMPQPPRRPAGEVTTEHPARAAHGSLYDFAPMARTYDRWYKTPAGRAHDRQQKALVRLFLPPIERGSRLLDVGCGTGHWSRFLARLGFLVVGIDISPALIETARSSTCNRCRFLVANAHELPFADKAFDVAAAMAVLEFVSEPELAVAEMVRCTRTPGRLVIGVLNKESPLNRDRIAERKEPYCSGRMFTVSQLGRLLSRFGNVRMGVTPEHVESSRPSSVSTWLEPDSPDTVGKGAFIVAEVCV
- a CDS encoding thiamine-binding protein, which translates into the protein MRVQAEVSLYPLRTLSLSEAINEFLDRLRRSGLIVKVGLMSTQIEGESGELFAALHEAFDAVAADGNVVLALRVSNACPTGR
- a CDS encoding HAD family phosphatase encodes the protein MRKYGVIFDVDGVIVDSAPPHRESWRRLADEVHLPMSDEFFARIFGQTNKDILEALFGRALPDEEWRRLGDRKEAFYRDIIRHSVPAMPGAVGLIEALHADGARLAIGSSGPPENIELCLREMGILERFDAVVTGNDVTRGKPDPQVFLLAAERIGLSPERCVVVEDAVTGVEAAKRAGMRAVALTSSHPLKSFPHADLLVEGLTALSPARLSSLVGAR
- a CDS encoding class I SAM-dependent methyltransferase; this encodes MAGLPKDFYERLKPGLYAKIGRELRLARHILDLGCGSCELVRYLAGKYDQEVTGIDVSSDHFPETRRAKEGVDFRCIQRDAARLDAVPDRSVDAVVTVWALHEMERPGRVLAESARVLRPGGELLVVDFPKDSLAQTLWDEAYREPDEVKDLLVAAGFARVRIRLIARRQVLWATGIRPADGPAREFT
- a CDS encoding J domain-containing protein, which produces MHNLNGQGDGALLQERDRRARAVLGVAPAADMEEIRRAFRKQSLACHPDTNPNDQDAARRFRLVCCAYKFLVEGDMCPEIEQASLPSLSEADAERCLDNDWAYWCWWREKFFEKDS